ttggcttgtatcaaaagcttttaagtaccatgactcCCTATTGGCTCtgggggttggacagaaaacctataaatttgcttgctttacctcaccctgctgtctctcttaccaaactgatgaaagaccacctcacacaccatgaactgaaaagaacaccacaatgaagagcacagctcactcggcagccatattgagacaggcctGCCGATGACAAATGACACCTgaactggagacattttaagtaactaacaggTCTGTgcgccgcctgaaactacacatcaccatttattaggttttatggttgccaatattcaaatgtagttTGCATATCGTtactatttatgaatattattaataatacattatttaaattgtaactccTGCtggtcttttactacacctaactgcCTGTAGATGTAACtgtacatgtagaagggaaggtggggagaagttatatattataataccttataaacagtggtaagtctgggagatctgaggcattctgacaaaggctacataataatacaaaaggggaaaggagaGTAATATGATACTCTATATTTGTACAGCATAAACACTGCTTTAGAAACCAATGAGCAGACTAATCCCAGAACTTCTACTATAAAAGTAAATTCAGAAGCCTGTAAGGTCCTAACCTGAGCACACATCTGGAATAAAAGCACAGAGGAGTGCAAAATCCAACAGCCACTTTCTGacaaatgaaaattgaaaaaaaaaaaaaaaaatccaccttaACTGTCAGCCCTTCTTTACAAATCGTGTAATGCAAAGACTGAAGATGCTCAGCATGGGAAGTTTCTGGGTCTCTTCGTCCAGCCAACCTTCTTCCATTATCTCTTAGATAAATTCTGTTTTTGGTAAATGTCTGCTGCCTTAGACTTCTGTAGCAATCAACATTATCaaagactagctgtgtaagcctagggtcctagaaactattgaaatcgtcagaaaaaatattgaactACTccgggcatctctctcctaggaggttttgttttgccgatctGCTCgactcgcttgtgttattagcggctaagcgactgtctttcttcggaggtttcgttttgccgacgtgctcgactcacttctgtattagcagttaagcgactttgtctttcttcggaggttttgctTTGCTGATCTGCTCgactcgcttctgtattagcggctaagcgactttgtctttcttcggaggttttgctTTGCTGATCTGCTCgactcgcttctgtattagcggctaagcgactttgtctttcttcagaggtttcgttttgccgacgtgctcgactcacttctgtattagcggctaagtgagttttctgtttcctcggaggcggagcttttaccccgactccacctctcacttccaggccagacagacagacacacacacttccacacagaGACGTCTATATACAAGATTGTTCACTGCGCTATTTGACGATAAAATCAGATTATTGCGATATATATTTCTGCACATGTCTTAACTACGATGTCGGGTTAAGCTAATTTATGATTTACCAAGGTAAGGATATTACAGATTCCCCTGAATCACCAGGGTACTTCATAAAACAAGACGCACATATTCAAGGTATGTCACGTATTGTGTGCCGTTCCTGTGGACCTTAAACAATCATTGACTTTGCAAGTCTGTCCCTCCATCTTACCTTATAGGCTTGGATGAGCATGTAGATGAGGCCTGGCGCGCCATGGCACCAATGAACTAGCAAATCCCGGGTGTCACCAATGCAAGGAGGGTAGTTTCCAGATGGAAATTTGAGGTTACAAAGAAAATCCACACTGGGTTTCACCAGTCCCAAAAGCTGATCTTGGCTCACCCCAAAATCTGGCTGGACAAATGAAATCAGATACAATACGCTCATTAATATGaatcaaacaaatgctaaacCAAGAGTgtgtttttaactcatttattgtatttttttcaaagaatGCAAATCTCAAGTCTCcgtttagaaaatgaattaaaaagtaaaccctttatttttattttcttaacttaCCTGCATTAGAAAGTAGTAGATTCCAGCTAACCCGTGGGCCGCCCCGACATAGTACTCCTGGTACCACTCGTACATCAGGGGACTCTTCTCCTGGAATTGACTTTTCATTGACAGGTTTGCTCCAGAAGCAAGAACAGTTTTACAAACCTGAAGAAGACAAAATGACTCATTTAAAGCTAAAGTGACAAATTAACAACTCACTTCTTAAAAGCGGAGTCTAGGAAGCCTACATCCTTCTTTGGAAAGGGAGTTAACACTCTTTTTAGAAGAGCAGTTTTGTTCGGAGCCCATTTTGAGGTCTGAACGTGCACGGACCCTCCTTATTTTAGCCGCAGTCTCGTTTTAACGCGCCCCACTTGTGTTACCTGTTGAATGTACTGCCTAGGAATCCTTTCCTGTTGAAGCTGTTCATTCACAAAGACGAGTGAATACAGATAACCCATCCTTCCATAGAGCATCTCATCCGGGACTCGGGAATCCAGTTTTACGACAGACTCGTGAAACTGTAAAAGTCTGGAAAAGAAAAGGGCCCAGTTACTTCACCACGAGAACGTTTTAAATGTGGTTTAAGGACTTCCACTCCGCCATCCCCCTTTCTCATACAGCATTAACTTAGATGTGATAAACGTTGTGGAgtctggcccagacacagacaggcggacacgttcatgtcacccccAAACACGTTGATTTACAGTAATAAgtcacaaagtgcaccacaaaacccccaaagtcctggccacacaatgccttacttccttttattatcacccagatgtgctccaggtgggttccggcaatctcccaGGGACACaccccctgtgtggcggaagtgccggctgcatccccggaagcactctgggtgtccctgctcctcttccccccagcacttcctggtgtggcggaagtgcggaggtccagggctccaaaggcattgggctCCCCCTGgaggcgaccacgggcccctacagggtggagcttcaaagctctgtacctgtggcccccaaaggaaccaaggtggtcgcccccagatggtctggggaaggcgcaagtcctcctccggtcctcctgggcgtcccagccacctctgacaacgTTTATCTGCACAGTTACTCCTGATAAGAAATGCTCTTCTTTACCGTTACACGCACACCCGCTCCTAGAGGGCTGCAACTCCGACTTCACTGCCAATTAAGACAGCAAAGTGCAAGCAGAATCCTAGCAAACCAATGAGGAGGACGTGTCGTGTGCCATTAAGTGCCACCTTATAAAGACTCCTACCACTAAACACACAGACTGGGAGACTTGATGGAACTAAAAACGGAATTCTCAATGTGAATATATTAGGGCTGCAACAAACTAATCTATCTAATTCAAAAAACTCAATGATGAAAGTTATCCGTTATCGATTAGCTGGCCCGTTACACGTGCACACGTCACTTTAAATGAGCGGAGATGGAGGGCGTTAGCACAGCGGAAGGTCGATACATAAACGCCACACAGCCTCTCATTCGACTCAGCATGTGTGAAAACGCATCGGAGTAACGGCGATCACCCCGTCGCTCACACGTGCCGATAATCCGGCAGCATCCTCAGCCTCACTTCCTTCTGGGAGCTCAAAACGGCCATCTGACGGTGCAGAGGCCGAGTCGAGAACACCAAAGGCCAGCATGTGACGGTGCACCATAAAGAAAAACGAGGCTTGAAATACACGACAACCATGTCACCTCGCGGCCTGTGCTCCCATCTAGTGGACACATTTCACGTAAACTGGTGTGGACGGGTTAGCGTCAGCATCGGCCTTCGTTACCGTCATGTAGACAGCAGCCTTGAAGGGGTTAAGCAATGTGTACTTGTATTATTGCTCTGAAGGACAGCGTTGTACGTAGAATACAACTGTCTGCTTCAAGTTAAATTCTTGCTCTTTGGCGCAAATGtcgcattttttaaaaattaatcatcTAACAAATCAAATAGTGAGACAACTAGAAGCTGCAGCCCTACGACACACTCGCGGTGTTAAAAAGAGTGGGACGCAGCTTGTTGGGACGGCTTGAAAGAGCCCCCCGGAGTGTCTGGACTGAGAAAGTCAAAAGGGTCCAAACCACAGACCACGTGGGAGAGCCATGACTGAGCAACTGCAGGACCGTTGGGCCATGAAGTGCAATATAACTTTAATGACGGCCTGAGCGTCACTGGCACTGAATACAAGTGGACGTCAACTCCCGACAACTGCTTCACATTTTCTTGACAACAGTCCAGTCAACACTCACTAGTATTCTATCACATATTACTGACTTTAGGCCTGTCATGAGAGGCCTAGCGTTCAACTACGAAAACCACCTTCAGTAAGACATACAAGAGCTGTGTGAACGAACGCTCACTGAATGAGTCAAGCGGTTTGCCAATACATTACGTGTAGCGAGTGCCAACCTTAGAGATCCATCTTTCTCTGCTTTAACAACCCGACTGGGATTACCAGCTACATCTGAGATCACGACGACACACAGACACCGGCCGACGAGGGGTCACAGTGATGTTCGGCCTTCGGATCGTGCCCGCCACATGTAGCCTGGCTGCTCTTTTAATGCCATTATGAACGTCACTCACTGGTGCAGGCAGTCCTCCGACTCCCTCTGCTTCTGCATTTTGTGTAATATCACTGCAGCTATGGCAAGCGGGCCTGCGTCGCCACACAAGAAGGTGATCCAGCGCCTTGTCAGGCAGTTCAGGCTCTTGCTGACAAACTCCAGTGCTTTTGAAAGATAGGAAGCGTCTCCAAAAACATTATAAAGATGTAAGTAGAGCAGGGAGATACCTAGAGACAGAAGAACAAGTTCAAATGATTGCTCTGTAAACTGAGATAAAGGCAGAGCCGGAAAGCAACACTCAAGTGTATTCTTTCAGTCACTGGTTAATAGGCACCCCATGGGCACTTCAGTCGGGGTCATCATCAGGTGGGCAGACAACGCCGTGTAACACGCTGACCGTCACCGTGACAACAGGCACGTAAAAATCAAAGTGttattctaatattctaatgaaatgcattgtgttACTGAGCAAGACACACTAAGCAAATGTATCTTCTCTGACATTTGACGGAACTGGTGGGTGGCATATGGAGCAGACAATTCTCCCATCTCGTAGTTGGCAGTCAACATGTTAAAGCGGGTATCGACATatcgtgtgcgtgtgtgtaaccCAGTGGAGGACTAGAGATTTAGACGGCCATGACAGTGACATGGCTACTGTGCCAGACTGGCAGAATAAGCTTATTAGGGACAACAATGCCGCAGGGGACCACGTCGCCAGTGCGCTCAGGATGACGTTCCATGAGCGGTGTTGAAACGGGCCACCAGAGGCTGACGTGACTTGTACAGGTGAGCGGTGGGACAGAGTCGGCCAATCAGTCAATTGGTACAGTGAAGCAGGATAAAGACCCCTCAGCTGTACGACTTTTAGTACCTTGGCAGCCAAGGCCAAGTCCCACTCCTGCCAGCCAAAGCACATGAAGGTGCGTCAGCATTGGGTTAAAAACACAGAATAGTGGAGGAGCAGAGCGGCGTCCATTATATGCTTTGATACAAACAGATTGTTACCGACTCACAGTGACAAGGCGACCAGAATAAGCCCGGCTGCCCTCGGGTCCCAATCAATCCGGGTGGcacgtcgtgtggtgggtgtggtaacaCGCGGTCTCAGCGCACGCCCCAGTCGCCCTCCTCATGGGGTATTGAGcatattctaataataataataataataattctacattttatttatagcgcacttttcattgacaaaatctcaaagtgctacaacaagagcAATAACCACAAAGTTTAAAAGACGAGATTAGATTGACAATCTCAGCAGTTCTATGCTTTCCTAAATCAAAAAGTCTTCAGATTTGCTTTAAAAGTGTCCAGGCTTTGTGCAGTTCTCAGTTCAACGGGGAGCTCGACCCCCATAGCACGGAGCTTAGCAAGGGGAGTCTGAAGCTGCCAGATGATCTGAGGATCCGACTGGAAGTTTGGAAGTGGATCAGATTttgaaggtaagaaggtgcctggccACAGATACAGAATTCTGTACTCAATCTGGGAGGAAACAATGAAGTGATCTGAGGACGGGAGTAATATGTTTGAATTTCCTTACTCTTAGtcggattcttgcagcactgttttgaaaatatattgaaGTTTTCGTATGTCCTTGGTATGAATGCCCGCAAATTCCCATATTCTGGTAAATTCATCATCATTTGACGGACTCCGTCCTGTCGCTCACCTGTACAAGTCACGTCAGCCTCTGGTGGCCCGTTTCATCACAGCTCATGGAACGTCATCCTGAGCGCACTGGCGACGTGGTCCCCTGTTGCATTGTTGTCCCTAATAAGCTTATTCTGCCAGTCTGGCACAGTAGCCATGTCACTCTGATGGCCATCTAAACCTCTAGTCCTCCACTGagttacacacacgcacacgatATGTCGATACCCGCTTTAACATGTTGACTGCCAACTACGAGATGGGAGAATTGTCTGCTCCATATGCCAACCACCAGTTCCGTCAAATGTTAGCGAAGAtacatttgctttgtgttttttttgcattcaattagaatattagaataaCACTCGGATTTTTACACTGACAGCAGTGAGAGATTTACCTGTTGTCATGGTGACAGCGTGTTAAACGGCGTTGTCTGCCCACCTGAAGATGACCCCCAACTGAAGGGTAGGTGGACCATAAGAAGTGCCCACTGTGAAGTTTTGTTTTACTCCAAAAAGGGCTTTCTGCCACCATTATGTTTACAAGTGTGGGCACTTATGAGGGGTAAAAGAGCAAATGCCACATTAGCACAAATATAAATCTTGCACTTGATTTCCTGAACTGCgttctcactcacacacacacacacacacacacacgcacagagtCAGGGCACAGGCCAGCACTAGAGATGTAGAGATGCATTTCAACACAGGGCGCATCCATCATGTGCTCACACACTCGCTCATATCAAGCCAGCCGAGAGTCATCAGCTTCGTTCTCAAGCACGCCCTTCCGATTGGTCAGAACTCCTGACGAGAATCAAATGAATGCACAGGTCTGCCTAAACTCCACGAGGCTCTCCTCATTAAGCTTGTGTGTGAAGAGCTGAGCTCCTCTGCAGGACTTGTGCCTCCACCCTTACCTGCCCAGCCGGTGTAGGCAGTGCAGTCTCTAGGATCAGCCGATCGGAGACCATGGTGCATCTGTTCCAGCAGCTCTGCAATTTTACACCTCACACGCCCAGCAAACTCGTGGGTAAGCTGTCCGCAAAAAGAAGACACAATCAATCAGTACTGCAGATATTCTCAGGAATCACAGCAGGAGTTTACGGAAAGAGAAAATGTGTCCTTGTGTCGATCCCATCATGCTTCGGGCTCCAGCGGATACAAGCAGCATACTAAAGGCATTAGTGGACTCCAGAGGGTTCACCTGTGCTCCTTCGTTCTTCACACCGGGCGGCtgcacttgtttaaaaaaacaataaataatcaaattatgcatttcaattcaaaataaacaaacgtAATTCATTTTGCGTAGCAGCTTCTCCGAGTGTGTGAGATTTCGTCTTAAGACGACGCCACTAATCAGCCAAATGTGAatgaatgtaatcaaatgaccagTCAGCCTCCAAACGTGGGGCAAGGGCCGCTCCACTTCTGAACGGTTCTGCTGGCACGTTTGGTCAATGCCGAGCGATTAACAACAACTCTAAATAGTCTGAATTGTGTGCCACGCTGGCCTCATGTCATGTCGTTCCATTCCTCTTCGGATACTCCTGACGGATACATcaattagggttaggattagtgGAGAACTACCCCTAAGGGCACACGCAGTTTCAAATGTTAAACTGGGTTAGGCCACAGCTGGCACAGTTAATGACCTACATAACTGGACGCTGCAGCTCTCGTGTCCCTTTCCAGCCACCAGTCGTCATCGACCTCGGCAGCTTCCACAGTTCAGTGACAAGCTGGATCACCCGACTTCCCGTTCACCGTCTTTAGCACTGGCTGAAAACGCTCAGGATTGCGACGCCTTTTGACGCCGATTGGTCATTGGAGTACCCGCAGGTCGGGTTGAATAAAATGTGCTCTTCAACTGAAATGCAGTCCACTCTGAGCGGCTGCTAAGCAAAACGCAATTCCTTTGCTTGGCTTTAAGCTACGATGTGCAACCTGTGAACGTGAATTAAAACGCAACGCGCTCTTGTATTGCCTTGGAAACCGACAAGAAGACTGTGTGCCACGGCACCAAGCGAGTCGATCACTTGGAGGATAGCTTTTTAATTATGACTGCGGTTAATCCTGGCCTGAATAATCTCCCCTGGACGCCACAccacaaaaaagacacagcagcacttgaggCTGTGCAATGGACGGCGACCAGGAGAAGCACAGGACTCGGTggtctcagaacccctgcagatttggggtttttctgccctccctggccatcagaccgttgtggtgttatgggtccacagctcgttgagtaaaggccatttttaaataagtaatcgatatgctcgcggcttagtgaggggacgttgggccatagtgggccgcgggacgatccgtagggtgtgggcgtttctcacctagtgcacaggtgaggaactgcccacattcatgattgtcccgtggctaatgctgcagctgctgtggccctcgtcattttaaaaagaagcgtgagtcggttttaaggaggaaaaaaaagtggagagagaaaggaaaggagatgaggacggaggttaccgggagcaggagaggaagcaggcggtgcgtgagtgtggtgagcgcgcgatcgagcgctcgtggacagctgcgtggaagctgggtgttaggccgacacccaggtgtttgtgttgatgtcgctcccgctgagcaatcaggtagcgggagtgaccagggaaggcgactggcgcagaggccattgaaaggcagcggaagtcgggagacttggtggtgggaatccccaacgtgagcgacctggtcgttgtgggaaaccaagttctccgggactgggatgagtgccataccggagccagggatcgggaggtctccagtctcgaatgtgtgatgtaggagggcagctgcagagagcgtcttgcctgctgcgaagcccaaacgggataagcaggtgagacgctaacaaacgctaataaacgatgcaccggatttgtttgttgttttaagactgcttccaagagaagattttaacctctggttttaaggattgtttttttctatttattggttttactcccacgttctttttaatggattatttatttaatgaagaactgtgaagaactgcactatttatgaacacttgttttgttggtttttaataaaagcactgttttgcactttctaccttccccttgctcagtaacttgcctccattgactagctcactcggtgacattatcgacggtgttgggttcaagtgcttccaacagcaatgggagtgtggagccagaaccaaCATCGTCACAACCctactgtattcttttttttaattagtattgcctaattttatttttgggtcctccctgcgtggagtttgcatgttctccccgtgtctgcgtgggtttcctcccacaatccaaagacatgccagttaggtggattggcgattctaaattggccctggtgtgtgattggtgtgtgggtgtgtttgtgtgtgtgtgtcctgcggtgggttggcaccctgcccaggattggttcctgccttgtgccctgtgttggctgggattggctccagcagacccccgtgaccctgtgtttggattcagcgggttagaaaatggatggataattttatttttagatttttctttcttcatcttgtaaagcactttgagctcatttGTAAGACACCGTGCTCTAGAAAATAAATGCGGTTGTTGAAGAACGGGTCGTACTGTGACAGATAATGAGAATTAAACCCGCTTGGTCTGAGCAGAGGAGGCTGCATGAGGACCTCAAAGTCCTCCGGGGACATCGATGAAGTTGATGCAGCAGAAGTCTTTCAACTTAACGGTCAGTCGCGTACTTGAGGACGCCGGTGGAAATTAAGATGAGGCTGAAGCAGGGCAGAGTTGGGAGAATCtcaacaaactaccgagacatggagttgaagatgAAACCCCGACAACCTCTAAGAAGGGTCTGGAGGAGATCTGGGGTCTGCTTAGCCATCAACTAAAGAAACAAGTGGGCTTTACTGGTCCCCGagtgtttgtcacatttcttatgttctttagCTAAACAAATAAACGTCAGAGCATTCAATCAATGCACGAAGGAGAAGCTTAACATCGGGTGTCGTTTTATTCTGCTCTCCGTCTATTTAGAGGAGTATTTTAGATCAAACGTATGCAGACCTTTTAAGAATTCAGTCTAAAGGGCTCCCGGACTTTCTAGCTCCACTGTAACCGCGGAAGAGACCCCAATGAACTGCTAGGCACCCACTGGCACTTGTGGCATTCTAAAAGGCACACGCGAATTTGGACGGAACGGTGGCGCAGTTGCCTCTCAGTACGGAGACCCGGGTTTGCGTCCCGAGGTcccccctgtgtctgcgtgggtgtcctcccacgatccaaagccACTTCACGAGTCCCCGTGTGGCCTCGTGTGGCCTCGTGTGGCCTGGTGTGGCCTGGTGTGGCCTGGTGTGGCCTGGTGTGGcctggtgtgtctgtgtgtccgcgCCTGCCTGCCACCCAGTGCTACCGTACGCGTACAATCCAAACTGCGGCTTTCTGCCTAAAACGAATGGCCTTCCAAATGCAGCATGAGCTGAAATAAAAGCGAGTCAGTCCTTTATAACTGAACGCCGTTGTTTAAATCGGAACAGCCACCGTTTGAAGCTCCACTGGAATCGACTTGTCACATCCCCACGACTTACATAACGGGGAGGGGACGGGGTGGGGGGGCAACGCCGTGCGCGGTCTCGACTAGCGGACCAAACGGTCACCGCAATCGCGCTGACCACTCGCTCAAGGACACCGCCGCAGGCGCCGCGTCTGCCCGCTTACTCGACTCACCCGTCCGTGCGTGTCGAAGTAGGCCGCCGTGCAGCCCGGGGTTCCGTCGTAGTCGCTGTACGGGTTCTTCAGGGCTCTTTGCTCCATTGCCTGCAGTTCGATCGCCCGTGTGCAAAATAAAACTGTGTTGTACTGCCGCGACAGCAAGGGGCGGCAAATCTACAAATGGAAGTTTCAGATACGCCAGTTACCGAGCAGGAACGAAATCAGCAGCAGAAATTCACCGACAGGCGCCAGCCACCGTTTGACAACAACAAACGTGTGAGCAGCGCGCCAAAAGCCGAGTCGCGAGAGAAAGACGTCACGGCCTCGGGGCGGGACCCTCCTCCAGTTACCCCGCCTTCTTCTGAGCGTATCCTACTGGAAATCCGCGCTCTTCCCTTATAAGATCAGCATCCGTCCATCTGTCCACCCATCCAAATCCCCAGCCAGTTTTAATTCAAGTTTAGTAGGCTGGGAATATCTCAGGATGAGGCGATACTCGCGATCACCCCAACGCGCACATCCTGGATGAAAGGGAGACGGGAGAGCAGAGAGCACGCAAACAGCACACAGATGGCGGGGCAAAGTGGTGAGCGGCCCTACGGGGTTGAAAACGTATAAATTACAGCAGTAGCTTGAGTATTGCACAGTTTGTCGTGTGTGAGTCAGCTCTGCGTCAAGTTGGCCTCGTTCATCTACTTCTCTCCCATTTATTACAGTGAAAATAATCAAACGCCTACATCTCCGGTGCGCTCACTGGAATAGAAAGCCTGCTTAGCATTTAATCACCTTTTTAACGCCAAACGTCAAATCACTGATGTTG
This portion of the Polypterus senegalus isolate Bchr_013 chromosome 6, ASM1683550v1, whole genome shotgun sequence genome encodes:
- the lancl1 gene encoding glutathione S-transferase LANCL1, yielding MEQRALKNPYSDYDGTPGCTAAYFDTHGRLTHEFAGRVRCKIAELLEQMHHGLRSADPRDCTAYTGWAGISLLYLHLYNVFGDASYLSKALEFVSKSLNCLTRRWITFLCGDAGPLAIAAVILHKMQKQRESEDCLHQLLQFHESVVKLDSRVPDEMLYGRMGYLYSLVFVNEQLQQERIPRQYIQQVCKTVLASGANLSMKSQFQEKSPLMYEWYQEYYVGAAHGLAGIYYFLMQPDFGVSQDQLLGLVKPSVDFLCNLKFPSGNYPPCIGDTRDLLVHWCHGAPGLIYMLIQAYKVFGVDQYMIDAVQSGEIIWNRGLLKKGYGLCHGVAGNAYGFLALFKFTQDAKYLYRACKFAEWCLDYGKHGCRTPDTPFSLFEGMAGTIYFLVDLLQPMRSKFPAFEL